A part of Thermocrinis albus DSM 14484 genomic DNA contains:
- the ileS gene encoding isoleucine--tRNA ligase: protein MRDYRDTLNLPRTEFPMKASLPQKEPHILQKWKDLYQRLREARKDCPTFVLHDGPPYANGHIHIGHALNKILKDVINKYWLLKGYRVDYVPGWDCHGLPIEQQVEKELKAKKIRKEDLPKVEFRRLCREYAERFVQIQKEEFVRLGVLSDWDNPYLTMDPLYQAQEIRELGRLFSKGLVVRSKKPVYWCIYDKTAEAEAEVEYYQKEDPSVYVKFPVKNSPNLYLVVWTTTPWTLPANRGVMVGENYRYIFWKVDEKIYIVAEELLESLKEKLGKEGQVIKRVTGKDLLHMEYIPPYHQEPQKVYPSEFVELSAGTGIVHMAPGHGREDYTVGLRYGIEPFSPVDDEGRFTQDAPSFLQGVRVFEANQLILEDLRKRGLLLHEEKIVHSYPHCWRCKNPVIFRATDQWFVNLSAPVEGGKTLRELCLEEIHKVRWIPPQGKNRIFSMVENRPDWCISRQRYWGVPITVLYCKNCGYVIKDQWLFEKVAQLVENSPTGADVWFTLPVEDLLPQGYRCPACGGDEFLKEEDILDVWFDSGSSHAFVLRRRGIDKADMYLEGSDQHRGWFQASLLESVASYGHAPYRSVLTHGFTVDEQGRKMSKSLGNVVSPQEVLKEYGADILRLWVVSEDYTEDIRLGKGILQRLAEDYKKIRNTLRFLLGNLYDFTIQNTVEYQNLHPLDRWMVSYLQKVLEKMHLYYQEYTFHRVFHLIRNFCSVELSSFYLDVLKDRLYVYAPDSWERRSAQTVLYQLLIALTTGVAPFLSFTAEEVWDHVRKIDPSLPDSVFLYRMPEPDPAWVDEELLKDFDVILKVRDDAMSAIELARRQKEVNHPYEVHLFVWGREDVLSILAKYRENLKFFFSVSSVSLEEGGKYRHASEELQGLWVGAQRVEGVKCPRCWLYYPQEEMEGELCKRCAEVLRYVGHSS, encoded by the coding sequence ATGAGGGATTACAGAGATACCCTCAACTTACCAAGAACTGAGTTTCCTATGAAGGCCAGCCTTCCCCAAAAAGAACCCCATATACTACAGAAGTGGAAAGATCTCTACCAACGGTTAAGGGAAGCCAGGAAGGACTGTCCTACCTTTGTGCTACACGATGGACCACCTTACGCCAACGGCCACATCCACATAGGACACGCCCTCAACAAAATCCTTAAGGATGTCATCAACAAGTACTGGCTACTGAAAGGCTATCGTGTAGATTACGTGCCCGGTTGGGACTGTCATGGACTCCCCATAGAGCAACAGGTGGAGAAAGAACTGAAGGCCAAGAAGATAAGAAAAGAAGATTTACCTAAGGTGGAGTTTAGAAGACTATGCAGGGAATACGCAGAAAGATTCGTGCAGATACAGAAGGAAGAGTTTGTGAGACTCGGTGTTTTGAGTGACTGGGATAACCCTTACCTCACCATGGATCCCCTTTACCAGGCACAGGAGATAAGGGAGCTGGGAAGACTCTTCAGTAAAGGACTTGTTGTGAGAAGTAAGAAGCCTGTTTACTGGTGCATCTACGACAAAACAGCTGAAGCCGAAGCGGAGGTGGAGTACTACCAGAAGGAAGATCCCAGCGTATACGTAAAGTTTCCCGTAAAGAACTCCCCCAACCTCTATCTTGTAGTGTGGACCACCACACCGTGGACCCTCCCTGCCAACAGAGGCGTTATGGTGGGAGAGAACTACCGCTACATCTTCTGGAAGGTAGATGAAAAGATCTACATCGTGGCTGAGGAATTACTGGAATCCTTAAAGGAAAAGTTGGGAAAAGAGGGCCAAGTCATTAAGAGGGTTACAGGAAAGGATCTACTGCACATGGAATACATACCCCCCTACCACCAGGAACCTCAGAAGGTATACCCTTCCGAGTTTGTGGAGCTGTCAGCAGGTACAGGTATCGTTCACATGGCACCTGGACATGGAAGAGAGGACTATACGGTGGGTCTCCGCTACGGTATAGAACCTTTCTCACCGGTGGATGACGAGGGAAGATTTACCCAAGATGCGCCCTCCTTCCTACAGGGTGTGAGAGTCTTTGAAGCTAACCAACTTATACTGGAGGATCTTCGTAAGAGAGGTCTACTTCTTCACGAGGAGAAGATCGTTCACTCTTATCCCCACTGTTGGCGCTGTAAGAATCCCGTAATCTTTAGGGCAACGGATCAGTGGTTCGTCAACTTATCCGCTCCGGTGGAAGGAGGGAAAACTCTCAGGGAGCTCTGTCTTGAGGAGATCCATAAGGTGAGATGGATACCTCCTCAAGGAAAGAACAGGATCTTCAGTATGGTGGAAAACAGACCAGACTGGTGTATATCCCGTCAACGTTACTGGGGTGTTCCCATAACGGTTCTTTACTGTAAGAACTGTGGATATGTGATAAAAGATCAATGGCTTTTCGAAAAGGTGGCGCAGCTGGTGGAGAACTCACCCACAGGTGCCGATGTGTGGTTCACTTTGCCGGTGGAGGATCTACTTCCCCAAGGTTATAGATGTCCTGCTTGTGGTGGTGATGAGTTTCTGAAGGAGGAGGACATTCTGGATGTTTGGTTTGATTCAGGGTCATCCCACGCCTTTGTACTGAGAAGAAGGGGTATAGATAAAGCTGATATGTACCTGGAAGGATCTGACCAACATAGGGGATGGTTTCAGGCGTCGCTTTTGGAATCTGTGGCCTCCTACGGACATGCTCCCTACCGATCTGTGTTAACTCACGGCTTTACTGTGGATGAGCAGGGTAGAAAAATGTCCAAGTCTCTGGGTAATGTGGTTTCGCCTCAGGAAGTTCTAAAGGAGTACGGTGCAGATATACTCAGGTTGTGGGTTGTTTCGGAAGACTACACGGAAGATATAAGGCTCGGTAAAGGCATCCTCCAGAGACTGGCGGAGGACTACAAGAAGATAAGGAACACCCTCCGTTTCCTTTTAGGTAACCTTTACGACTTTACCATCCAGAATACGGTGGAGTACCAAAATCTTCACCCATTGGACAGATGGATGGTGTCTTATCTTCAAAAGGTCTTGGAAAAGATGCACCTCTATTATCAGGAGTATACCTTCCACAGGGTTTTCCATCTTATCAGGAACTTCTGTAGTGTGGAGCTGTCCAGCTTTTATCTGGATGTTCTCAAGGATAGGCTTTACGTGTATGCTCCTGACTCTTGGGAGAGGAGATCCGCTCAAACGGTCCTCTACCAGCTTCTCATAGCCCTCACCACAGGTGTGGCTCCTTTCCTCAGTTTTACGGCAGAGGAAGTGTGGGACCATGTCAGAAAGATAGATCCCTCTCTACCTGACAGCGTCTTTCTTTACAGGATGCCAGAACCTGATCCTGCTTGGGTGGACGAGGAACTCCTCAAGGACTTTGACGTAATCCTAAAGGTGAGGGATGACGCCATGTCGGCCATAGAGCTCGCCCGTAGACAGAAGGAGGTGAATCATCCTTACGAGGTACACCTCTTCGTGTGGGGAAGGGAAGATGTCCTGAGCATCCTTGCCAAGTATCGGGAGAATCTTAAGTTCTTCTTCAGCGTAAGTAGTGTGAGTTTGGAGGAAGGTGGTAAGTACAGACATGCCTCTGAGGAACTACAGGGTCTGTGGGTAGGTGCTCAGAGGGTAGAGGGTGTCAAATGCCCCCGCTGTTGGCTCTATTACCCTCAGGAGGAGATGGAAGGAGAGCTATGCAAAAGGTGTGCCGAAGTGTTAAGGTATGTGGGACACAGTTCTTGA
- a CDS encoding zinc ribbon domain-containing protein has translation MWDTVLELQRREEELQRLRKLLEKLKSQRDDYLRQIDEVLQEERQIIAELNEAIDSIRHQEEKLRECEENLKRSEERLKKVRKAEEYRALLKEKAKNEDCIIKGRQRLQELKRQKTHIEQKLKEPTRVKRKTQLEEALGELEDDIRRLEKKYQESYEEFIAFCQKVPPDILEEYQKLKEKVGLPVMVKVDTFGTCSYCGTKLPSSLYSKVIRGEKVICPTCGKVVY, from the coding sequence ATGTGGGACACAGTTCTTGAACTACAGAGGAGGGAGGAGGAGCTGCAGCGTCTTAGAAAACTTTTGGAAAAGTTAAAAAGCCAGAGAGATGATTATCTAAGACAGATAGATGAAGTGCTTCAAGAAGAGAGGCAGATAATAGCAGAGTTGAACGAAGCCATAGATAGCATAAGACATCAGGAAGAAAAACTCAGAGAGTGTGAGGAAAATTTGAAAAGATCAGAAGAAAGGCTTAAAAAGGTGAGAAAAGCCGAAGAGTATAGAGCACTTCTTAAGGAAAAGGCCAAGAACGAGGACTGCATAATAAAGGGCAGACAACGCCTTCAGGAACTGAAAAGACAGAAAACCCACATAGAGCAGAAACTGAAGGAACCTACCAGAGTGAAGAGAAAAACACAGTTGGAAGAAGCGCTGGGAGAACTGGAGGATGACATAAGAAGATTGGAGAAAAAATATCAGGAGTCTTACGAGGAGTTTATCGCTTTCTGTCAAAAGGTACCCCCCGATATACTGGAAGAGTACCAGAAACTGAAGGAGAAGGTGGGACTGCCTGTGATGGTTAAGGTGGATACCTTCGGTACCTGTAGCTACTGTGGTACCAAGCTTCCCTCTTCCCTTTACTCTAAGGTTATCAGGGGAGAAAAAGTGATCTGTCCCACCTGCGGTAAAGTGGTCTACTGA
- a CDS encoding AAA family ATPase produces MDFLRRLMGLKKDETPVYKIDSPVGELRLWVEDTLEKDPDARMEEFWIESMDVSEDAYWLLVGRRHGMFQLYDWTGKLHRLPSRPPAQVVSKVLFRGRYLALLTPPYLVVYFMEDPKNPPAWKSFRFSQEGFRPSFGLDIRNNLLAFGTVGSRVYVIDLGSDINFQTVDFRYSISYSGIGDLREIRFIDNNRIYLSGTEGGAIYHLNGSQEKVFPYRSGGAVALQNQRLYLAEGNTVVVLDTVSGSVLQTGYVDMKVSQMDLDPEGNFLFLADAEQNRMGILDAKTLSTLTVLEGFGYSVVRVSPDGSVYTCRKEETEERTFYYLTKLSSNILDFVYPQERQRQVIKNAEDLYREFQKKLKRAKRQEEIETIEEFKQLLSIDIPLGKVRQMITKAQEEMREKLLQIFLQEMREKLQNGTVDKEDVKLLEERIKTAEREEDIRRLEQLKEEVLTYMRTSMEQRLEELRKLLAQIEVRDITEMEALEEVKSFREFMTKLVSDLQHKAQEELTRLLQERLVEYRLKRFRIQITPDKVMLGKEEFPKFSGERRRLHWRLVVEDRLVWEGKTLVKIAFQREDGVVVEPKRYPAILSQEELRHPPRWLSNYLRHLRGLCSHQEYRRPVVVAYEETPWFVENLERFTSLVKDQLAFGEGILILEGDAGTGKNFLVEVFSALTGRPLYIIPCNSKLEKEDLTFTYEFDARRGTRRVYSELVKALQTPGAVIYLDEINTLPPSLVKLFNPLFDYRRYLALPTGEVIKARRDVILVGGMNPQHYLGVSELPQDIKSRADVLYIDYPPFEDGRGFYYPDEAIILKDYVPHLSELNTEEFSYLWYLVVNGVATERAKAVWSKEREKRILLLWELLKIANAIRNAYRQYQTQQSEEPVELVFSIRDTVRCARRLERYQDAKRVVIETVLPKAGSPLEREVIRSIIESIQ; encoded by the coding sequence ATGGACTTTCTCAGAAGGCTTATGGGTCTGAAGAAGGACGAAACTCCTGTTTACAAAATAGACTCGCCTGTAGGTGAGCTAAGGCTCTGGGTGGAGGACACGCTGGAGAAGGATCCAGATGCCCGTATGGAGGAGTTCTGGATAGAGAGTATGGACGTATCGGAAGACGCTTACTGGCTTTTGGTAGGTAGAAGACACGGTATGTTCCAGTTGTACGACTGGACTGGGAAACTACACCGCCTTCCTTCCAGACCACCCGCACAGGTGGTCTCCAAGGTGCTGTTCAGAGGTAGGTATCTCGCCCTTCTGACGCCCCCATACCTTGTGGTGTACTTCATGGAAGATCCCAAAAACCCTCCTGCGTGGAAGAGTTTCCGTTTCTCTCAGGAAGGCTTCAGACCATCCTTCGGACTGGACATAAGAAATAATCTTCTAGCTTTCGGTACAGTAGGTAGTAGGGTTTACGTGATAGACCTGGGGTCAGACATCAACTTTCAGACAGTGGATTTCAGATACAGTATATCTTACTCAGGGATTGGGGATCTCAGGGAGATTCGGTTCATTGATAACAACAGGATCTACCTCTCGGGAACGGAGGGAGGAGCCATATACCACCTTAACGGTAGTCAGGAAAAAGTTTTTCCGTATAGATCGGGAGGCGCGGTGGCTTTACAGAACCAAAGACTTTATCTGGCAGAAGGGAACACAGTGGTGGTTTTGGATACGGTTAGCGGAAGTGTGCTCCAGACAGGATATGTGGACATGAAGGTATCCCAGATGGATTTGGATCCCGAAGGTAACTTTCTCTTTCTTGCAGATGCAGAGCAAAACCGTATGGGTATACTGGACGCAAAAACTCTCAGCACTCTAACGGTCCTGGAGGGGTTCGGTTACTCGGTAGTTAGGGTATCCCCGGACGGAAGCGTGTACACCTGTAGGAAGGAAGAAACAGAAGAAAGAACTTTTTACTATCTTACCAAGCTCTCCTCCAACATACTGGATTTTGTGTACCCTCAGGAAAGACAGCGACAAGTCATAAAAAATGCGGAGGATCTTTACAGGGAGTTTCAGAAGAAGTTAAAGAGAGCAAAAAGGCAGGAAGAGATAGAGACTATAGAGGAGTTTAAGCAACTTCTGTCTATAGACATACCTCTCGGGAAGGTACGGCAGATGATTACCAAAGCCCAGGAGGAGATGAGGGAGAAACTCCTTCAGATCTTTCTTCAAGAGATGAGGGAAAAACTACAGAATGGCACCGTAGACAAGGAAGATGTGAAACTCTTAGAGGAAAGAATTAAAACCGCGGAGAGGGAAGAAGACATCAGAAGACTGGAGCAACTCAAAGAAGAAGTTTTAACCTACATGCGAACATCCATGGAACAGAGGCTGGAGGAACTCAGAAAACTTCTAGCTCAGATAGAGGTTAGAGATATCACGGAAATGGAAGCCCTTGAGGAGGTTAAGTCCTTCAGGGAGTTTATGACCAAGTTGGTAAGTGACCTTCAGCATAAGGCACAGGAGGAGCTCACGCGTCTCCTGCAGGAGAGATTGGTGGAGTATAGGTTGAAAAGGTTCAGGATACAAATTACTCCCGACAAGGTGATGCTGGGAAAAGAGGAGTTTCCCAAGTTCTCAGGCGAAAGGCGAAGGCTTCACTGGAGACTGGTGGTAGAAGACAGGTTAGTGTGGGAGGGTAAGACTCTCGTTAAGATAGCTTTCCAGCGTGAGGATGGTGTTGTGGTGGAACCTAAGCGTTATCCTGCCATATTATCCCAAGAGGAACTCAGACACCCTCCCAGATGGCTCAGTAACTATCTTAGACATCTCCGTGGGCTTTGTTCCCACCAAGAGTACAGAAGACCTGTAGTGGTGGCCTACGAGGAAACTCCTTGGTTTGTGGAAAACCTAGAGCGTTTTACCTCTCTGGTGAAGGACCAACTGGCCTTCGGCGAGGGCATCCTCATACTGGAAGGTGATGCAGGTACTGGTAAAAACTTCCTAGTGGAGGTTTTTTCTGCCCTTACAGGCAGACCCCTTTACATAATACCCTGTAACTCTAAGCTGGAGAAGGAAGATCTCACTTTTACGTATGAGTTTGATGCCAGAAGGGGTACAAGAAGGGTATATTCGGAACTGGTAAAAGCTCTTCAGACACCGGGTGCCGTTATATACCTGGATGAGATCAACACGCTTCCGCCCTCTTTAGTAAAGCTTTTTAACCCCCTCTTTGATTACAGAAGGTACCTGGCTTTACCTACGGGAGAAGTCATAAAGGCAAGAAGAGATGTTATTCTGGTAGGGGGAATGAACCCACAGCATTACCTTGGGGTTTCAGAACTACCGCAGGACATAAAATCGCGGGCAGATGTGCTTTACATAGACTATCCTCCCTTTGAGGACGGGAGAGGTTTTTACTATCCCGACGAGGCCATAATACTGAAGGATTACGTGCCTCATCTTTCAGAACTCAACACGGAAGAGTTCAGCTATCTATGGTACCTGGTGGTGAACGGTGTGGCCACAGAGAGGGCAAAGGCTGTCTGGTCTAAGGAAAGAGAAAAAAGAATACTTCTTCTATGGGAGCTTCTCAAGATAGCCAACGCCATAAGAAACGCCTACCGCCAGTACCAGACACAACAGTCGGAAGAACCCGTGGAGTTGGTGTTCTCCATAAGGGACACAGTGAGATGCGCAAGAAGACTGGAAAGATACCAAGATGCAAAGAGAGTGGTTATAGAGACAGTTCTGCCTAAGGCAGGATCTCCCTTAGAGAGGGAGGTGATACGGAGCATAATAGAGTCTATTCAGTAG
- a CDS encoding NAD(P)-dependent oxidoreductase, producing MRVGFIGLGSLGKTIARRLLDQGVPLIVWNRTREKAADLGVPVAESPADLIKQVDVVLMIVFDSAASEEVILGKGGLIEGGVKGKVVVDMTTNHFAFPPLAYREIKGRGGFYLDAPVLGSVVPAQRGELVMLVGGDEEKLREVRPILERFCRKIYYVGEAGKATQLKLINNIVLGGIMEVLAEAIAIAEKAGFDRQLVIDVLNDGAGKSYILDVKREKLLREDFSTHFSVDLIHKDLHYAQDLIKELGVFSFSVQNIKEAYGFAKAMGMGKEDFSAVLGALLSAYFYKGGKV from the coding sequence ATGAGGGTAGGTTTTATAGGATTGGGTAGTTTGGGGAAAACCATAGCCAGAAGGCTTCTGGACCAGGGTGTACCTCTGATAGTTTGGAATAGAACCCGTGAGAAGGCTGCTGATCTGGGCGTTCCGGTAGCGGAGAGTCCGGCAGATCTCATAAAACAGGTAGATGTAGTGTTAATGATAGTGTTTGACAGTGCGGCTTCCGAGGAAGTGATACTTGGTAAAGGGGGACTCATAGAGGGTGGTGTTAAGGGTAAAGTGGTGGTGGATATGACCACCAATCACTTCGCCTTTCCTCCATTAGCTTACAGAGAGATAAAAGGCAGAGGGGGTTTTTACTTAGATGCTCCTGTACTGGGCAGTGTTGTACCTGCTCAGAGAGGTGAGTTGGTGATGTTGGTGGGAGGTGATGAGGAGAAGCTTCGGGAGGTGAGACCCATACTGGAGAGGTTCTGTAGAAAGATATACTACGTGGGCGAGGCAGGTAAGGCTACTCAGCTTAAGCTTATCAACAACATAGTGCTGGGTGGGATAATGGAGGTGCTGGCAGAGGCCATAGCCATAGCCGAAAAAGCCGGTTTTGACAGACAGCTGGTTATAGACGTACTGAATGACGGTGCAGGCAAATCTTACATACTGGATGTAAAGAGGGAAAAACTCCTTAGAGAGGACTTCTCTACTCACTTCTCTGTAGATCTTATCCACAAGGATCTCCACTACGCTCAGGATCTTATAAAAGAGCTTGGTGTCTTTTCCTTTAGTGTGCAGAACATAAAGGAGGCTTACGGTTTTGCCAAAGCTATGGGAATGGGTAAGGAGGATTTCTCCGCAGTGTTGGGTGCTCTCCTGAGCGCTTATTTTTATAAAGGAGGTAAGGTATGA
- a CDS encoding S41 family peptidase produces the protein MRRFRFVVLLFITFVSGLLIGMAGAYQDRREDDYRYLRLFTDVLKIIKEHYVEPVSTKDLIYGALSGMTKSLDPFSAFFTPKQYEEFMQETEGEFGGVGIEIGMEKGRPTVISPIEGTPAYRAGIRPGDIILEINGEDTSNMTLMDVVQRIRGKPGTKVTLTILRKGADKPIKVELERAIIRIESVKWTTLGDVGYVRLSQFTDGTGARLEKALRELLNQRVKGIVLDLRNDPGGLLNEAVNVASLLLPEGKLIVYTKARNGETSRYFVKRKPVLPEDMPLVVLINRGSASASEIVAGALQDYKRAILVGERSFGKASVQNIIPLEDGSAIKLTVAYYYTPMGRLINKKGITPDVEVPMDEKQEEKLQEAIRRKRMEGKSGLILIPELDPQLSKAIEIIRSGGAFRKVASW, from the coding sequence ATGAGAAGGTTCAGATTTGTGGTGCTTCTCTTCATAACCTTTGTGTCGGGCCTCCTGATAGGTATGGCTGGTGCCTATCAGGATAGAAGGGAAGATGACTACAGATATCTACGTCTTTTCACGGACGTTCTTAAAATAATAAAGGAGCATTATGTGGAGCCTGTAAGTACTAAGGATCTCATATACGGAGCTTTGAGTGGTATGACAAAGTCCTTGGATCCTTTCTCTGCCTTTTTCACACCTAAGCAGTATGAGGAGTTTATGCAGGAAACGGAGGGGGAGTTTGGCGGTGTAGGTATAGAGATAGGTATGGAGAAGGGAAGGCCTACCGTCATATCTCCTATAGAGGGTACTCCAGCGTACAGAGCGGGCATAAGGCCGGGAGACATAATACTGGAGATAAACGGTGAAGATACCTCCAACATGACTCTCATGGATGTGGTTCAGAGGATAAGAGGAAAACCCGGTACCAAGGTAACTCTCACCATACTGAGAAAGGGAGCCGACAAGCCCATAAAGGTAGAACTAGAACGCGCCATCATTAGGATAGAGAGCGTAAAGTGGACCACTTTGGGTGATGTGGGTTACGTACGCCTCTCTCAGTTTACCGACGGTACAGGTGCGAGGCTGGAGAAGGCTCTGAGAGAACTACTGAACCAGAGGGTTAAGGGAATAGTGCTGGATCTTAGAAATGATCCTGGAGGTCTTTTGAATGAAGCGGTGAACGTGGCCAGTCTCCTGTTACCAGAGGGGAAGCTCATCGTTTATACCAAAGCACGTAACGGAGAAACCAGTAGGTACTTTGTAAAAAGAAAACCTGTTCTACCGGAAGACATGCCCTTGGTGGTGCTCATAAACAGAGGATCCGCAAGCGCCTCAGAGATAGTTGCCGGTGCCCTTCAGGACTACAAGAGAGCTATCCTGGTGGGAGAGAGGAGTTTTGGTAAGGCCTCTGTTCAGAACATAATACCTCTGGAGGATGGTTCTGCCATAAAGCTCACTGTGGCCTACTACTATACACCCATGGGAAGACTCATCAACAAGAAGGGGATAACACCCGACGTAGAGGTACCTATGGACGAAAAACAGGAGGAGAAACTCCAGGAGGCCATAAGACGCAAGAGAATGGAAGGTAAGAGCGGTCTTATACTGATACCCGAGTTGGATCCTCAACTCAGCAAAGCCATAGAGATAATAAGAAGCGGTGGCGCTTTTAGGAAAGTGGCGTCATGGTGA
- the tsaD gene encoding tRNA (adenosine(37)-N6)-threonylcarbamoyltransferase complex transferase subunit TsaD, with amino-acid sequence MVTLGVETSCDETSLALYSEEGVIGQVVLSQAQVHAPFGGVVPELSAREHTRNIIPLLERLLSQTGFDLSKIDFVSFTLTPGLIMSLVVGVAFAKAVAFLYNKPLVPVHHLEGHIYSVFVETKVDYPFLALVVSGGHTDLYLVEDFGKYIFLGGTLDDAVGESYDKVARLLGLGYPGGPIIDKLARTGEPIISLPRPMLDDESFNMSFSGLKTAVKNLVKTGSYRKEDIAASFQKAVVDVLEEKTKRAIRHTGVKNLVVAGGVSANSELRERFRKLSEEMKVKLYIPSLYLCTDNAVMIARAGMERYKRGVVAPLDVNPEPNIPLEVFGRQWT; translated from the coding sequence ATGGTGACACTTGGTGTGGAAACTTCCTGCGATGAGACTTCTTTGGCCCTCTACTCGGAGGAAGGTGTTATAGGTCAAGTGGTTCTGTCTCAGGCACAGGTGCATGCTCCCTTTGGGGGTGTTGTGCCTGAGCTGTCGGCCCGTGAACACACCCGCAACATAATACCTCTTCTGGAGAGGCTTCTTTCACAAACGGGTTTTGACCTCAGTAAGATAGACTTCGTTTCTTTTACACTGACACCTGGTCTTATAATGTCCTTGGTGGTAGGTGTTGCCTTTGCCAAAGCTGTGGCTTTTCTGTACAACAAGCCTCTTGTACCAGTACACCATCTTGAAGGACACATATACTCCGTCTTTGTGGAAACCAAGGTAGATTACCCTTTTTTGGCTCTGGTGGTTTCTGGGGGTCACACGGATCTTTACTTGGTGGAGGACTTTGGTAAGTATATCTTTCTAGGTGGGACCCTGGATGATGCGGTAGGTGAGAGTTACGATAAGGTGGCCCGACTTTTGGGTCTCGGATACCCTGGTGGCCCCATCATAGACAAGTTGGCGCGCACAGGAGAGCCCATAATTTCTCTACCCAGGCCTATGTTGGACGATGAAAGCTTTAACATGTCCTTCAGCGGTCTCAAAACCGCTGTAAAGAATCTGGTAAAGACAGGTTCTTACAGAAAGGAAGACATAGCAGCATCTTTTCAGAAGGCGGTGGTGGATGTGTTGGAAGAAAAGACAAAGAGAGCTATCAGACACACAGGTGTGAAAAATCTCGTAGTGGCAGGAGGTGTCTCCGCTAACTCAGAGCTCAGGGAGCGTTTCCGTAAACTCTCTGAGGAAATGAAAGTGAAACTCTACATACCATCCCTGTACCTGTGTACTGACAACGCCGTCATGATAGCGAGAGCAGGTATGGAGAGGTACAAGAGAGGGGTGGTGGCACCCTTAGACGTAAATCCAGAACCCAACATACCTTTAGAGGTCTTTGGGAGACAGTGGACTTAA
- a CDS encoding metal ABC transporter permease produces the protein MQITDIILSALFLSVVLLGIHSYLGFRVIKKGIIFADIAIAQWAALGVSLSLLLGKGDLSWFFSLLFALLSSFFVYLAEKKGVLQEAFIGVLYAMGSSWVVLLLSRSPSGNEDFMRLVASDILFVTHREVLQAALLYTVIGILFYFARLLKPRWENLTFYLLFGVTVSSSVKLVGVLVVFALLLAPPLVSLLLKRGLVFAWVYGSVVNTVGVLISYYKDLPTGFTIVGLHTLLAVLLFLSPLSPKDL, from the coding sequence ATGCAGATAACGGACATAATTCTGTCTGCTCTCTTTCTTTCTGTGGTGCTTTTGGGCATACACTCTTACTTAGGGTTCCGGGTTATAAAAAAGGGTATCATCTTTGCAGACATAGCCATAGCTCAGTGGGCAGCGTTGGGAGTTTCTTTATCCCTCCTACTGGGTAAAGGAGATCTTTCTTGGTTCTTCTCCCTCCTCTTTGCCCTTCTTTCCTCTTTTTTCGTCTACCTAGCGGAGAAAAAGGGTGTTCTGCAGGAAGCCTTCATAGGTGTTCTGTACGCCATGGGCTCTTCGTGGGTGGTACTGCTTCTGTCCCGTAGTCCGTCCGGTAACGAAGATTTTATGAGACTTGTAGCTTCAGATATTCTCTTTGTCACCCATAGAGAGGTATTACAGGCAGCGCTACTCTACACAGTTATAGGGATTCTCTTCTATTTTGCCAGATTGCTAAAACCTAGATGGGAAAATCTTACCTTCTATCTACTGTTTGGTGTAACGGTGAGTAGTTCTGTAAAGCTGGTGGGTGTACTGGTGGTCTTTGCCCTCCTGTTGGCCCCCCCTTTGGTAAGCCTTCTCTTGAAGAGAGGTCTTGTCTTCGCATGGGTGTACGGTTCTGTTGTTAACACGGTGGGGGTTCTCATCTCCTACTATAAGGATCTTCCCACAGGGTTCACCATAGTAGGGCTGCATACTCTCTTAGCGGTCCTCCTTTTCTTAAGTCCACTGTCTCCCAAAGACCTCTAA